TGACCTATATCCATCTTGGGCTGACTGTGATCAGGTAAACACAAGAATTTTTACAGCATTTGTTGTTCTGGAGCAGACGCAAGGAcattcttgcgaccttgcgtcttggtTACTGGATGCAAGTTCTCCCTTGCATCCTTGCGTGTCTATGTCGCAAGGTCAACCATGCGCCTTGCGTGTGTTTTGGCTACGCGAGgtttatcttgcgtccttgcgtcccgtTGTCGCAAGGTTGACTTTGCGCCATTGCGTATGTTTTGGGTCTTTGCAAGGTTTATCTTGCTTCCTTGCGTCTGTTATTTTGTTTTAACCTTTCTGCCTGTCTGTTACAGGTCTTGATCCCAATACATTTTTATGACGAAGAACATTTCCTGCTGCTTCAGTTGAAGTTAGAAGAAATGAAGGTTTTTGTGTACGACAGTTTACCCGGATGTGTCAGTGAAAAAAAACTTGACGCAGTTTTCAAGATTTTGGGTGACAACTTGCCAGTGTACTTGAAGGCGGTTGACTATTTTAACAAGATGCAAGACTCCCAAATTGTCGGATACTATGAAAATAAAGAGAGTGTGGAGTTGATGATTGAACCTGGTCCCGTTGTACCAATTCAGACTGGTGGTCATGGTGATTGTGGGGTTTGGGTGTGCATACATATGGAGAGGATTATTTATGGAAGGGAGGAGGTTGACAACATTGGAGATGCTAAAAAGGCTGCAGAGCAGTATAGAAACAGAATGGCAAGGACGTTTTTTCGTGTACGTTTTGATACACAAGAACCGCCGCCACCAACTCCACCAGTAGAGATTCAGGTTGATTGATACATTGTAGCTAATAGGTAGCAGGTCTTGTATGCAAATATGGTGTAAATAGGTTGCTGGTAAATTCACTTTTGCAACAGTTGTATTTGACactacacgcaaggacgcaagcttaTGCTTGCGTACACAAGCTTagatttgcgtccttgcgtgtacATATTTTTGGCTGTTTTTTGTACGCAAGCAAgaatttgcgtccttgcgtgtgtatACTTTCGTCTATCTTACGTATGCAAGCAAAGTCTTGCGTACGCAAGCAAAGCCTTGCGTACGCAAGCAAAGCCTTGCGTACGCAGTAAGTGATTTGCTTCCTTGCGTGtgttgtaaaacaaattacatttatTACATAAAATAACACAGTAGGTACCTAGAATACAAGGGAaatacaacaatacattacaacTAACGAAATCCAACAATAAGTTAAAAATAAAACTGACATTACAACAAATGCGATAGTGTTACTAATTATCGCTCCCTAAATTGCACGTTgcataaaactgagactgataTGCCTTAAAAGCTTCAGCATCTGTGGCCTTCTCCTTACCCTTCTTCGATTTTGAGGCCGATGTTTTTACTACCCTTTTAGAAGTTGATTCACCTGTTCGGTCATAAGAAGCTGTGCACGTATCCCTaccatgacctggttctttgcaacgagtGCAAGTTCTTACGGTTTTTTCATTATCTTCACCCTTCGACGGAATATGTTTTGTACTTTTAGGGCATCCAGGGGCTCTTTTCTCCTTAATGGGAGGGTTTACAATTTATAAAACGCCGGGCGACGGATACGACCATTCTgaccgatggggcaaaggaaggatgtgttccaaatacgtatttatataagtttgagttgtgaaccagtgtgatacaaattgagtaacatcTTCCACACTGAAAAGTTGTGCTGCTGCAATA
This window of the Rutidosis leptorrhynchoides isolate AG116_Rl617_1_P2 chromosome 7, CSIRO_AGI_Rlap_v1, whole genome shotgun sequence genome carries:
- the LOC139860176 gene encoding uncharacterized protein — its product is MIESKQETRCMFIFQNEQFIFINQEFWLRLLALGHSGYLDNLHIDGWATFLLRYRQRFLPRASQVYATPEFPAEVLKASSRWTIMPLGFLNMFERFNTYFDHTQKEVGTQEESTTDGEGIIGQNPPDYMYLIGLGDGSVDLYPSWADCDQVLIPIHFYDEEHFLLLQLKLEEMKVFVYDSLPGCVSEKKLDAVFKILGDNLPVYLKAVDYFNKMQDSQIVGYYENKESVELMIEPGPVVPIQTGGHGDCGVWVCIHMERIIYGREEVDNIGDAKKAAEQYRNRMARTFFRVRFDTQEPPPPTPPVEIQVD